The following DNA comes from Spirochaetota bacterium.
TTATTCCAAAAGGAGACCCCCAACCATGAGTTAACCCTATTTTATAACCCATCAATCTTAATATTTTGCTTGTGGGAAATCTATTTCTTATATCATCTAAATCCATGTTTCCTGCAACAACATGTAAATTTGGGCAGGCAAGTGAAATTAAATCCAATACTCCAACATCAACTATATCACCAAGACAAAAAACCATATCAATTTTTTTTAATAAAACACTAAAATCAGGGAGCTCTTTCAATCTTGTTGGATAATGAATATCTGATAAAACTATGATTTTCATAATTAGATATAAAAAATAAATATACCATATTAAAAAAAAATCAATATCCCTTAATTTATTTAAAAGTTTTTTACAATAAATGCATCTTTAAAACCCATA
Coding sequences within:
- a CDS encoding YfcE family phosphodiesterase; this encodes MKIIVLSDIHYPTRLKELPDFSVLLKKIDMVFCLGDIVDVGVLDLISLACPNLHVVAGNMDLDDIRNRFPTSKILRLMGYKIGLTHGWGSPFGIRRRILASFDEKPDIIFFGHTHIKGDYFEDGIRFINPGAFCSGDFLLVNIDVRRVDLDFLNWKDIV